The Cryobacterium sp. SO1 genomic sequence GGGTACGACGGTCACGCCCTGCTGCCGGAGCACTTCGACGACGGCCATCGCGCCGGCCGGGGCGGGGTTCTCGGCCCCGAGCCGCGGACCGGCGGTGCCCCCTGCCCCGGCGACGACGAAACCGATGACGGCGACCAGCAGGGCGCCGGCTCCGGCGATGACCCAGAACGAGGAACGACGCAGCGCCCCGCGAATCGTGGGCGTGCTCGACACCCGGCTCACGGGGCCACCGGAGTCACCGCACGCGGCCGGGCGGCCCGCAGAGCGGCGTCAAGGGCGACCAGGTCGGTGTAGCCCTGCTCGGTTCCCGTGCCGCCGAGGTAGCGCACGCTTTCGAACACGTTCGCGCCGTTGCGCAGCCGGGCCCGTTCATCCGGGAACGCCGCGGCAGCGAGTTCGGCGACGCTGTGCGCCGTCGTTCCCGGCGTCGGCCGCAGGACCGTGCGTTCCGCCAGACCCTGCGCGATGGCCCGGAAGGCTTCCTCGCTGGCGAGGGTCCAGTCGCCGGCCGATGCCGCCGCAGCGGCGGATTTGCGGAGCTGGTCTGCGGTGCGGCGATCGTCGGAGGTGAACAATCCGGCGGCGCTCTTGCGGCGGCGGGCTCGCCGGGGCAGCCCGAACACGAGGATCGCGGCGACCAGCAGGGCGATGCCGAGCACTGTGGCGATCAGCGGGATCCAGCCGTTGCTGCCGTCGCCGCCGAAGGTGAGGGAGGAGAACCAGTCCAGGATGGCCTGGGAAAGCCGGTCGAACCAGGTCGGCTGGGCTGCCTGGTACGGCGCCTTGGCGAGTTCGTCGCGCAGCCATTGCTGCGCGTCGGGCGCGCTGGGTTCCACCGGGATATCCATTCCCGGCCGGACCAGCCCCCACCCCGCGATCATGCCCAGGGCGACCCCGGGCCGGGGCGGGTTGCAGCGTCGGCGGCAGCTGGCGCGGTGTGGGCGAGGTAGGGATCGGTTGCCTCGGTGCCCGGTGCCGCCTCGACGAAACGCTGCAGTTCAAGGTCGAGGCCTTCCTTACGCATCCGCAGGTCGATGTAGATAAGGGCGACGGCGGCCGATTGCACGACCGCGGTGACGGCGCCAATGACCAGACCGATCAGCAACGTGAGGATGTAGAGCACGCCGGCCGGGATGTAGGACTCGAAGGCGGCGTTCGGGTCGATCAGGCTGAGCACCAC encodes the following:
- a CDS encoding DUF4129 domain-containing protein; translated protein: MEPSAPDAQQWLRDELAKAPYQAAQPTWFDRLSQAILDWFSSLTFGGDGSNGWIPLIATVLGIALLVAAILVFGLPRRARRRKSAAGLFTSDDRRTADQLRKSAAAAASAGDWTLASEEAFRAIAQGLAERTVLRPTPGTTAHSVAELAAAAFPDERARLRNGANVFESVRYLGGTGTEQGYTDLVALDAALRAARPRAVTPVAP